A DNA window from Brassica napus cultivar Da-Ae chromosome C1, Da-Ae, whole genome shotgun sequence contains the following coding sequences:
- the LOC106434337 gene encoding uncharacterized protein LOC106434337 codes for MVDVGRRMTGLRPAHAAGLRRLSARAAAPTTPTVRNGLVSFSSLADQVISHLHTSRIQVQLGLTDAEFARAEAEFAFSFPPDLRAVLSAGLPVGAGFPDWRSPGARLHLRAMIDLPIAAVSFQIARNTLWSKSWGPRPSDPEKALRVARNALKRAPLLIPIFDHCFIPCSPSLAGNPVFYIDETRIFCCGSDLSDFFERESVFRGSDLSPDILTKQLSVSEKSARSSSSSSNYSRLSLDSVRVRGSGTPRWVEFWSDAAVDRRRRNSASSSHSSSPERNLELPRSETPKWVDDYVNRIGSVLRVGGWSESDVDDIVHVSASGFFEDEMVILDNQAVLDALLLKAARFSESLRKAGWSSEEVSDALGFDFRPEKEKKPVKELSPDVVKRIGNLAESVSRSS; via the coding sequence ATGGTCGACGTTGGACGGAGAATGACCGGTCTCCGGCCAGCACACGCGGCGGGTCTCCGCCGTCTCTCTGCTCGTGCCGCCGCACCAACGACCCCAACGGTCAGGAACGGTCTCGTCTCTTTCTCATCTCTCGCCGACCAAGTTATCTCACACTTGCACACTTCGAGGATCCAAGTCCAACTAGGTCTAACCGACGCAGAATTCGCCAGAGCCGAAGCTGAGTTCGCATTCTCTTTCCCACCGGATCTCCGCGCCGTCCTCTCCGCCGGTTTACCCGTCGGCGCCGGGTTTCCAGACTGGCGTTCTCCCGGAGCTCGTCTCCATCTCCGAGCCATGATCGATCTTCCGATCGCCGCCGTGTCGTTTCAGATCGCGAGAAACACTCTCTGGAGCAAATCTTGGGGCCCGAGACCGTCTGACCCGGAAAAAGCCTTACGGGTCGCAAGAAACGCTCTCAAGAGAGCTCCTTTGTTGATTCCCATTTTCGATCACTGCTTTATCCCTTGTAGCCCGTCTTTAGCGGGTAACCCGGTTTTCTACATCGACGAGACCCGGATTTTCTGTTGCGGGTCGGATCTATCTGATTTCTTCGAGCGTGAGTCTGTTTTCAGAGGATCCGATTTGTCTCCGGATATCCTCACTAAGCAGCTTTCGGTCAGCGAGAAGTCTGCCAGATCGTCTTCGTCCTCGTCTAATTATTCAAGACTGAGCTtagattcggttcgggttcgtgGGTCGGGTACACCGAGATGGGTGGAGTTTTGGAGTGACGCGGCGGTGGATCGTCGCCGGAGAAACTCGGCTTCTTCGTCACACTCTTCCTCGCCGGAGAGAAACTTAGAGCTACCTCGTTCAGAGACACCGAAATGGGTCGACGATTACGTGAACCGGATCGGGTCGGTTTTAAGAGTAGGCGGGTGGAGCGAGTCCGACGTAGACGATATTGTCCACGTGTCGGCATCTGGTTTCTTTGAAGATGAGATGGTGATTTTAGACAACCAAGCGGTCCTTGATGCATTGCTTCTGAAAGCGGCTCGGTTCTCGGAGTCGCTCCGTAAAGCTGGATGGAGCTCCGAAGAAGTGTCGGACGCACTTGGTTTTGATTTTCGAccggagaaggagaagaaaccgGTTAAGGAACTGTCTCCTGATGTCGTCAAACGAATCGGGAACCTTGCCGAGTCAGTTTCTCGGTCGTCATAG